One Gemmatimonadota bacterium genomic window carries:
- a CDS encoding aldehyde ferredoxin oxidoreductase family protein produces the protein MTHGWAGHILRVDLSRGKATKEPLRLDWAEEYIGGRGLAARYLYEEMDPSVDALGPDNKLIMATGPLTGTNASCGARYMVVTKGPLTGAITTSNSGGHWGPELKFAGYDMVIVEGRADRPCYLLVDDDRVEIRDAAGVWGKVVSETEDAIREETGMPELRVAGIGPAGENLVRFACIVNDKHRAAGRSGVGAVMGSKNLKAIAVRGNQGVRVARPRDYMSAIWSYHEHLAESPGRQGLTELGTAPTVDLVNTFGGLPTRNFTAGQFEGTEAINGESIKDNWLIANKACFACNIACGRVTQVSPNADKYMVNMHPRNWKVAGEGPEYENLWSLGADCGVDDMDAIVMANYLCNDLGMDPISMGATLATAMEMYERGLLSDEQTGMALRFGDGKALVAMTEATGFREGFGDELAEGSKRMTDKFEHPEYFMGVKGQEFPAYDPRGFQGMGVAYATCNRGACHLRAWTPGIETSGEYDPHGTDGKSVWVAEEQNRTTAHDATGICMFTTAGAPLDDLIPVLSAATGVEYTMDDFVHIGERIWNIERLWNLKAGLTAADDTLPKRLMEEAHKEGPSAGVTVDLDAMLPDYYAARGWTADGQPTREKLMELGLA, from the coding sequence ATGACACACGGGTGGGCCGGCCATATCCTGCGGGTGGACCTGTCGCGGGGCAAGGCGACCAAAGAGCCCCTGAGACTGGACTGGGCCGAGGAATACATCGGCGGCCGCGGACTGGCCGCCCGGTACCTCTACGAGGAGATGGATCCCTCGGTCGACGCCCTCGGTCCCGACAACAAGCTGATCATGGCCACCGGACCGCTTACGGGCACCAACGCCTCCTGCGGCGCCCGCTACATGGTGGTCACCAAGGGACCGCTCACCGGCGCAATCACCACGTCCAATTCGGGCGGACACTGGGGCCCGGAGCTCAAGTTCGCCGGCTACGACATGGTGATCGTGGAAGGCCGTGCGGACCGTCCGTGCTACCTCCTCGTCGACGATGACCGCGTCGAGATCCGCGACGCCGCCGGCGTGTGGGGCAAGGTGGTCTCGGAGACCGAGGACGCCATCCGAGAAGAGACCGGCATGCCCGAGTTACGGGTGGCCGGCATCGGACCGGCAGGCGAGAACCTGGTGCGGTTCGCGTGCATCGTCAACGACAAGCACCGGGCGGCCGGCCGTTCCGGCGTCGGTGCCGTCATGGGTTCCAAGAACCTGAAGGCGATCGCCGTCCGGGGCAACCAGGGCGTGCGGGTCGCACGGCCCCGGGATTACATGTCCGCCATCTGGTCCTACCACGAACATCTGGCGGAGAGTCCCGGTCGGCAGGGACTTACGGAATTGGGCACGGCGCCCACGGTCGACCTGGTCAACACCTTCGGCGGCCTGCCGACGCGCAATTTCACGGCCGGCCAGTTCGAAGGCACCGAGGCGATCAACGGGGAGAGCATCAAGGATAACTGGCTGATCGCCAACAAGGCCTGCTTCGCCTGCAACATCGCCTGCGGCCGCGTGACCCAGGTGTCCCCCAACGCCGACAAGTACATGGTCAACATGCATCCCCGCAACTGGAAGGTCGCCGGCGAGGGACCGGAGTACGAAAACCTCTGGTCGCTGGGGGCCGACTGCGGCGTGGACGACATGGACGCCATCGTCATGGCCAACTACCTGTGCAACGACCTGGGCATGGACCCCATTTCCATGGGCGCCACGCTGGCCACGGCCATGGAAATGTACGAGCGGGGCCTGCTGAGCGATGAGCAGACGGGCATGGCGCTACGGTTCGGAGACGGCAAGGCCCTGGTCGCCATGACGGAAGCCACGGGATTCCGGGAAGGCTTCGGCGACGAACTGGCCGAAGGCTCCAAGCGGATGACCGACAAGTTCGAGCATCCGGAGTACTTCATGGGCGTCAAGGGGCAGGAGTTCCCGGCCTATGATCCCCGGGGATTCCAGGGCATGGGCGTGGCCTATGCCACCTGCAACCGCGGTGCCTGTCACCTGAGGGCCTGGACGCCCGGCATCGAAACCAGCGGCGAGTACGATCCCCACGGTACCGACGGGAAGTCGGTCTGGGTGGCCGAGGAGCAGAACCGGACCACGGCACATGACGCCACGGGCATCTGCATGTTCACCACGGCGGGCGCGCCCCTGGACGACCTGATCCCCGTGCTGTCCGCGGCCACCGGCGTGGAATACACCATGGACGACTTCGTGCATATCGGCGAACGGATCTGGAACATCGAACGGCTGTGGAACCTGAAGGCCGGTCTCACCGCGGCCGATGACACGTTGCCGAAAAGACTGATGGAAGAAGCCCACAAGGAAGGGCCTTCGGCGGGGGTGACCGTCGATCTCGACGCCATGCTGCCGGACTACTACGCGGCCCGGGGCTGGACGGCGGACGGACAGCCCACCAGGGAAAAACTGATGGAACTGGGGCTCGCGTGA
- a CDS encoding aldehyde ferredoxin oxidoreductase family protein has protein sequence MSNGGWTGTILRIDLTTGRISKEPLNMDWAKSFVGGRGLAARYLYEEMDPAADALGPDNKMIFATGPMTGTNASTSSRYMVVTKGALTNAITTSNSGGHWGPELKFAGYDMLIVEGRAPVPSYISICDNDVRICSAEHLWGKTVWETDDIVREESGQHDTVVTCIGPAGENLVRFAAIVNDRHRAAGRSGVGAVMGSKNLKAIAVRGTGGVPIADPQKFMSAMWEMKSKLVEHPVTGEGLAAYGTAVLVNIINESGALPTNNHQVSQLEGADNISGETLADTRLVANKACFGCTIACGRVSQLPGEAQDKFTVTTRPHNWKIAVEGPEYENAWAMGADCGINDLDALIKANAMCNELGMDPISFGATLAAAMELYESGAVSDEQTGMPLNFGSGDALVAMTEKAAYREGFGDELAEGSKRMTAKFNRPEFFMGVRGQEFPAYDARAIQGMGLGYATSNRGACHLKSYTVAPEILGIPEKMDPAVTEGKAEITKIFQDATCTVDASGLCLFLTFGVGLDEIQPQLEAVTGISYTVPELLEVGERVWNIERMWNQRAGFTGKDDTLPKRLLEEPIPDGPTKGEVNRLGEMLPEYYEIRGWNAEGEPTQEKLASLGLA, from the coding sequence ATGAGCAACGGCGGATGGACAGGCACGATCCTGCGCATCGATCTGACCACCGGTCGGATCTCCAAAGAGCCCCTCAACATGGACTGGGCCAAGTCCTTCGTGGGCGGGCGCGGCCTCGCGGCCAGGTACCTCTATGAAGAAATGGACCCGGCGGCGGACGCGCTGGGCCCGGACAACAAGATGATTTTCGCGACCGGTCCCATGACCGGCACGAACGCCTCGACGAGTTCACGCTACATGGTGGTCACCAAGGGGGCGCTGACCAACGCCATCACCACGTCCAACTCGGGCGGCCACTGGGGACCGGAACTGAAGTTCGCCGGGTACGACATGCTGATCGTGGAAGGCCGGGCGCCGGTTCCGTCCTACATCTCCATCTGCGACAACGATGTCCGGATCTGCTCCGCCGAGCACCTGTGGGGCAAGACGGTTTGGGAGACGGATGATATCGTCCGGGAGGAGTCGGGGCAGCACGATACAGTCGTTACCTGTATTGGTCCGGCGGGCGAGAACCTCGTGCGTTTCGCCGCCATAGTCAATGACCGGCACCGGGCCGCCGGACGATCCGGCGTCGGCGCGGTCATGGGTTCAAAGAACCTCAAAGCCATTGCCGTACGCGGTACCGGGGGCGTGCCCATCGCCGACCCGCAGAAGTTCATGTCGGCCATGTGGGAGATGAAGAGCAAGCTGGTCGAGCATCCGGTAACGGGTGAGGGTCTGGCCGCATACGGCACCGCGGTGCTGGTCAACATCATCAACGAGAGCGGCGCACTGCCGACGAACAACCACCAGGTCTCGCAGCTCGAAGGCGCGGACAACATCAGCGGGGAGACCCTGGCCGATACGCGGCTGGTGGCCAACAAGGCCTGCTTCGGCTGCACGATCGCCTGCGGCAGGGTGTCTCAGCTGCCGGGCGAGGCGCAGGACAAGTTCACCGTGACCACCCGGCCCCACAACTGGAAGATCGCGGTGGAAGGACCGGAGTACGAGAACGCCTGGGCCATGGGCGCCGACTGCGGCATCAACGACCTGGACGCGCTCATCAAGGCGAACGCCATGTGCAACGAACTGGGCATGGACCCGATCTCCTTCGGGGCGACGCTGGCCGCGGCCATGGAGCTGTACGAAAGCGGCGCCGTGAGCGATGAGCAGACCGGCATGCCGCTGAACTTCGGGAGCGGTGATGCGCTCGTCGCCATGACGGAAAAGGCGGCCTACCGCGAAGGCTTCGGCGATGAACTGGCCGAGGGCTCCAAGCGCATGACCGCCAAGTTCAACCGGCCCGAGTTCTTCATGGGCGTGCGCGGCCAGGAATTCCCGGCCTACGACGCCCGGGCGATCCAGGGCATGGGCCTGGGCTACGCGACCTCGAACCGGGGCGCCTGCCACCTGAAGAGCTACACGGTCGCCCCCGAGATCCTGGGGATCCCGGAGAAGATGGATCCGGCCGTGACGGAAGGCAAGGCGGAGATCACCAAGATCTTCCAGGACGCCACTTGCACGGTGGACGCGTCGGGCCTCTGCCTGTTCCTCACCTTCGGCGTGGGCCTGGATGAGATACAGCCCCAGCTCGAGGCGGTGACCGGCATCTCCTACACGGTGCCCGAACTGCTTGAGGTCGGGGAGCGCGTCTGGAACATCGAGCGCATGTGGAACCAGCGGGCGGGCTTCACGGGCAAGGACGACACGCTGCCGAAGCGGCTGCTCGAAGAGCCGATCCCCGACGGGCCGACCAAGGGCGAAGTGAACCGACTCGGCGAGATGCTGCCGGAATACTACGAAATCCGCGGCTGGAACGCGGAAGGCGAACCCACTCAGGAGAAACTGGCGTCGCTGGGACTGGCGTAG
- a CDS encoding 4Fe-4S dicluster domain-containing protein, with protein MAKSLRIIPEKCTGCMQCELACSWVQTGMFQPSRSLIRVNIFDEQASYAPYTCFQCDEAWCMTACPVNAISIDADTGAKVVGDANCVGCGLCTIACPFGTVFYNPDTQKAFKCDLCDGNPACAVACPTGAIEYTESESADWLGGWAEKVNESYLTSIEGGNAA; from the coding sequence ATGGCTAAATCTCTACGCATAATCCCTGAAAAATGCACCGGGTGCATGCAGTGCGAACTGGCATGTTCCTGGGTGCAGACCGGCATGTTTCAACCATCCCGGTCGCTGATCCGCGTGAACATTTTCGATGAGCAGGCCAGTTACGCGCCGTACACGTGTTTCCAGTGCGACGAAGCCTGGTGCATGACGGCTTGCCCCGTGAACGCCATCAGCATCGACGCGGATACCGGCGCCAAGGTCGTGGGCGATGCCAACTGCGTAGGTTGCGGGTTGTGCACCATCGCCTGTCCCTTCGGCACGGTGTTCTACAATCCCGACACGCAGAAGGCCTTCAAGTGCGATCTGTGCGACGGCAATCCGGCCTGCGCGGTCGCCTGCCCGACAGGCGCCATCGAATACACCGAGAGCGAGTCGGCCGACTGGCTGGGCGGATGGGCCGAGAAGGTAAACGAGTCCTACCTGACATCCATCGAGGGAGGGAACGCGGCATGA
- a CDS encoding class I SAM-dependent methyltransferase, giving the protein MTATTTRRTGEMHDANRRSWDYNEMHDANRRSWDYNAGSWAEMRDRDGLWRLCPEEPELGFSGGAYELIGSLAGSMEGKEVAVIGSGDNYAVFALSGMKAKVTSIDISERQLEIASARADQLGLAIDFVRADATDLHAMADRSFDLVCSTNGFFVWIADLRAVYEEVFRILNPGGYYVFYDVHPFQRPWADRTMPIEIEKPYWQTGPFRDEKEGTFEFNWTMADLLNPGADAGLVLRRILERPAEDSNTWEGASYRPGKDKQLVDWKVNPRAALPFWLSAAWQRPG; this is encoded by the coding sequence ATGACCGCAACAACTACCCGCCGGACCGGGGAGATGCACGATGCCAATCGCCGATCCTGGGACTACAACGAGATGCACGATGCCAATCGCCGATCCTGGGACTACAACGCCGGGTCCTGGGCCGAAATGCGGGACCGGGACGGTCTGTGGCGCCTCTGCCCGGAGGAACCCGAACTGGGATTTTCGGGCGGTGCGTACGAGTTGATCGGATCCCTTGCCGGAAGCATGGAAGGAAAAGAAGTCGCCGTCATCGGCAGCGGGGACAATTACGCCGTTTTCGCCCTCTCTGGCATGAAGGCAAAGGTCACTTCCATCGACATCTCCGAGCGCCAGTTGGAGATCGCTTCCGCACGGGCGGATCAGCTGGGTCTGGCGATCGACTTCGTACGGGCGGACGCGACGGATCTCCACGCGATGGCGGACCGTTCGTTCGACCTGGTCTGCTCGACCAACGGGTTCTTCGTCTGGATCGCGGATCTCCGCGCAGTTTACGAGGAGGTCTTTCGCATACTGAATCCGGGCGGGTACTACGTCTTCTACGATGTGCATCCGTTCCAGAGACCGTGGGCAGATCGGACCATGCCCATCGAAATCGAAAAGCCCTACTGGCAAACCGGACCGTTTCGGGACGAGAAAGAGGGCACGTTCGAATTCAACTGGACGATGGCCGACTTGCTGAATCCGGGGGCCGATGCCGGCCTGGTCCTCCGGCGTATCCTGGAACGTCCCGCGGAGGATTCGAATACCTGGGAGGGGGCCTCCTATCGTCCGGGCAAAGACAAGCAGCTGGTGGACTGGAAGGTGAATCCCCGTGCGGCCCTGCCGTTCTGGCTTTCGGCGGCCTGGCAAAGGCCTGGATGA
- a CDS encoding GYD domain-containing protein, whose protein sequence is MAKYMYRTKYTQAGLQGLIREGGTGRRAALSQTIEGMGGSLEGFYYAMGDDDLILIAEIPDEATATAIALNVAAAGALEVSTTVLISPETIDEAVGKSVTYRLPGA, encoded by the coding sequence ATGGCGAAGTACATGTACCGAACCAAGTACACGCAAGCGGGCCTGCAGGGACTGATCAGGGAGGGTGGTACTGGCCGGCGCGCGGCCCTTTCGCAGACGATCGAAGGGATGGGCGGCAGCCTGGAAGGATTCTATTACGCCATGGGAGACGACGATCTCATACTGATCGCCGAAATCCCCGATGAAGCGACCGCGACCGCGATTGCCCTCAACGTGGCCGCGGCGGGGGCGCTCGAAGTATCCACGACGGTGCTGATCTCACCCGAGACGATCGACGAAGCGGTGGGAAAGAGCGTGACCTACCGGTTGCCCGGAGCGTAA
- a CDS encoding NAD(P)/FAD-dependent oxidoreductase translates to MATEHVIIGGGPGGMNAIETIRGYDADASITLISDEPAYSRMALPYYISGNIPVDQVNTGDDDYFGRLGVKTRFGVSVSEVNPHASMLTLSDGSMVPFDNLLIATGSSAQKLNIPGADGDGVHNLWTVADAEKTVAALGSDAEVAFIGAGFIGFIILNAMHKRGARLKVIELEDQVLPRMLDAQGASLVGSWLESQGVEVHTGVSVQAIDHGHDGVKTLELSDGSSTRADVVIVATGIKANIGFLDGSGIETNQGVLVNNRCQSNVANVYAAGDVAEGPDLSTGSQAVHAIQPTAVDHGRIAGANMAGQDVEYPGSLLMNILDVCGLQCASFGDWSGDGDVTEVINANRPVYRKLIWDGSTITGAIMLGPADDVAMLNDMGMIKGLIQAKTDLGAWKQHIQANPTDIRRPYVATKTAEKMLALTSLGKPSEHRSYQHAQDAGKDRSAHQVFVDSTG, encoded by the coding sequence ATGGCGACAGAACACGTGATTATAGGCGGCGGACCGGGCGGGATGAATGCCATCGAAACGATCCGCGGTTACGACGCGGACGCGTCCATCACCCTGATCTCCGACGAACCGGCCTACTCCCGCATGGCCCTGCCCTACTATATCTCGGGGAACATCCCGGTCGATCAGGTTAATACCGGGGACGACGACTATTTCGGCAGGCTGGGGGTGAAGACCCGCTTCGGGGTCAGCGTCTCCGAGGTGAATCCCCACGCGAGCATGCTCACGCTCAGCGACGGATCCATGGTGCCCTTCGACAACCTGCTGATCGCTACGGGATCATCCGCTCAGAAGCTGAACATACCCGGCGCGGACGGCGACGGCGTCCATAATCTCTGGACCGTGGCCGACGCGGAAAAGACCGTGGCAGCCCTGGGAAGCGATGCCGAGGTGGCCTTCATCGGGGCCGGGTTCATCGGATTCATCATCCTCAACGCGATGCACAAGCGCGGCGCCCGTCTGAAGGTGATCGAACTGGAAGACCAGGTGCTGCCTCGCATGCTGGACGCCCAGGGCGCTTCCCTGGTGGGTTCCTGGCTCGAGTCCCAGGGCGTCGAAGTCCACACAGGCGTGAGCGTGCAGGCCATCGATCACGGCCACGACGGCGTGAAGACCCTGGAGCTTTCCGATGGCTCGTCCACCCGGGCGGACGTGGTCATCGTCGCCACGGGGATCAAGGCCAATATCGGCTTTCTCGATGGATCGGGCATCGAGACCAATCAGGGCGTCCTGGTCAACAACCGGTGCCAGTCCAACGTGGCCAACGTGTATGCGGCGGGTGACGTGGCCGAAGGACCGGACCTGTCCACCGGAAGCCAGGCGGTGCACGCCATTCAGCCCACCGCCGTCGACCACGGCCGGATCGCGGGCGCGAACATGGCCGGCCAGGACGTGGAGTATCCCGGCAGCCTGCTGATGAACATCCTGGACGTGTGCGGCCTGCAGTGCGCCAGTTTCGGCGACTGGTCCGGCGACGGCGACGTCACCGAGGTCATAAACGCCAATCGTCCGGTCTACCGGAAGCTGATCTGGGACGGTTCCACGATCACCGGCGCCATCATGCTCGGACCTGCCGACGACGTGGCCATGTTGAACGACATGGGGATGATCAAGGGACTGATCCAGGCCAAGACGGACTTGGGCGCGTGGAAGCAGCACATCCAGGCGAACCCTACGGACATCCGGCGGCCCTACGTGGCCACGAAGACCGCGGAGAAAATGCTGGCCCTTACCTCGCTCGGCAAGCCGTCCGAGCACCGGTCATACCAGCATGCGCAGGATGCCGGCAAGGACCGCAGCGCGCACCAGGTCTTCGTCGATTCC